The genomic interval GGACGAGGCGGGGAGCATCGAACAATGGGAGGAGTACCGGCGTTCGCTCAACAGTGTGGCGGACGAGGGCACGGCCTACCACATCGTGCACCCGGGCGAGACGTTCTATTCGCTCTCGCGCCGGTTCGGCATCACCGAAGCGGAACTCGGTGCGCTCAACGGCGGGATGACACCCGCCGACCTGAAGGCCGGCGCCATGATCAAGGTCCCCGGAGGACCGGACCGGATGGCAGCGCTGCCCTCCGACTCCCTGACGCTCCGCGACAGCCTTTCGTCGCTCCGGCCCGATTCGGCCGCCGCCGTCGAATTCCGGGCGCTGCGCCGCGGCGAACCGCTCGACATCGCGCTGCTTCTGCCGCTGGAGGTCGGCGGTGCGGCGAATCCCAATTACCTCGAATTTTACCAGGGCTTCCTGCTGGGACTCGACAGCGTGAAGCGGCTCGGCTATTCGGTGAACGTCGGGCTTTACGATACGGGGCGCAGCCCGGAGCGTATCCGTCAGATCGTCGCCGACGAGACATTCCGCCAGGCGGATCTCGTCGTGGGACCCGTCTATGAAACGGGATTGCAGCCGGTGCTCCGCTTTGCCGAAGAGAAAGGGATTCCCGTCGTCTCGCCGCTGGCGCACATCGAGCGGGAGAACAGCGACGTGCTGTTCCAGCTCGCGCCCGATCCCGCGCACAAGTACGACAAAGTGGCCGATCTGGTGGGACCCGGCAAGCGCGTGACGCTCATCGCCACGGCCTCGACCGACCGGGAGTTCGAGCGCGAGATGCTCGCCCTGCTGGAAGGACGGCAGTACGAACGCTATGTGTTCCGCAACGCACGGTCCGCCTCCGGATCGGGCGGCAACAGTCCGAGCGATCTGACGCCGCTGCTCGAGAACAAGGACGACAACGTCTTCATCATCCTCTCGGACGACGAAGTGGAGGTGGACCGCATCCTCGCGGCGCTGGCCTCAGCCGACACGAACCTCACGAGCCGCGGCCGCACGGCCCCGCGCTTCACGGTGCTGGGCAACGTCCGCTGGAACCGCTACAACAACATCGACCGCACCATGTTCTTCAAGGACCGCGTGGTCTTCATATCGACCTACCACGCCAAGCGCGACGCGCAGGCCGTGACCGCTTTCGACAGCGCCTACATCCGGGCCTTCGGCACGCTGCCGACACTCTATTCCTACCGGGGATACGATTCGGCGCTGATCTTCGCGCCGGCCATGTACGGAGAAATCGAGTACGACCTCGAAGGGCGCAGCTATACGCCGTTGCAGACGACCTATCGCTTCGGACAGCCCGCCGGAAGGTCGAACCACGTGAACGGCAACTGGACACGGGTCGATTACAACAAGAATTTCACGATAACCATTCAGTAAGGGAGGCAGAGGCATGGCTTCACTGACCAATTCGATTCCCGAAAAGACCATCGAACGGCTGAGCGAATACCGCCGCACGCTGCTCGCCAGTCACAAGCAGGGCATCACGCATATCTTCTCGCACGTGCTGGCCGGCATCCACGGCATCACGGCCGTGCAGGTGCGGCGCGACCTGATGCTGATCGGGTTTTCGAGCGACACGAAGAAGGGCTACGACGTGCAGGTGCTGATCGACTACATCAGCCGTATCCTCGACAGTCCGTCGCCGATGAATATCGCCGTGCTGGGCATGGGCCATCTGGGGCAGGCCATCACCAAATATTTCAACGGCAAGGGGCTGAATCTGAAGATCACGGCCGCATTCGACGTCGATCCCGCGAAAGTCTCCACGACCATCGACGGCATTCCCTGCTACCACATGGATTCGTTCGAGGAGATCGCCGAGGAGAAGGACATCTCGATCGTCATCGTCTCGTCGCCCACGAAGGTGGCCCCGAGCCTGGTCGTGCCGATTATCAATGCAGGCATCAAAGGGGTGCTGAATTTCACCTCCACGCCCCTGAACTTCCCGCAGGGCATCGTCGTCGAGAACTACGACATCACGACGCTGCTCGAGAAGGTCGCCTATTTCGTCAAGGAGAGCGAGGAGAACAGCAACGGCTGATGGAGAAATCGGAGGACAGACGGATTCCGGCGGAGGGAACGTCCTGCCCGGAGTGCAGAAATACGGAACGGCACGGGACCCGCGTCTTCCGTGGTTTCGACGCGTTGCCGCGGTTCGTCCGCCCGGTCGTCACCGTGGGGTCGTACGACGGCGTGCACCTCGGACACCGCGCGTTGATCGACCGCCTCACGGCCGAAGCCCGCGCTGTCGGAGGCGAAAGCGTCGTGTTGACCTTCGACCCGCATCCCCGCATCACGCTGGGACGCGGCGAGGGATTGCGGCTGCTTACGACGCTCGACGAAAAGGTGGCGCTGCTCCGCGGGCTGGGGGTGGACAACGTGATCGTGATCCCGTTCGACCGCACGTTCAGCGCCCTCTCCGGCGAGGAATTCGCCCGGCGCTACCTGATAGGAAAGGTGGGGGCCGCGACGCTCGTGGCCGGATACGATCACCGTTTCGGCCACGACCGCATCGACTGCGACCGTCTGGCGGCGCTGGGGATGCGGATAATCCGCGTGGACGAACGGAGCGTGGAGGGCGAGCACGTCAGTTCCACGGCGATCCGCCGGCTGGTGGAGGCCGGACGGATCGCAGAGGCCGAGCGGTTGCTGGGCCATCGCTTCCGTGCGGCGGTGCAGGAGACTCCGGCTACGGCGGAGACCGCATGCGGGGAGAAGCCCGGCGTATCCGGCCGAAACAACGAATAAACAAAAGAACGACGACCATGTTGAGTCACGACTGCAAGATCCGGGTCTGGTACAAGCATACCGACCAGATGGCCATCTGCCATCACTCGAACTACATCTGCTATTACGAAGCCGCACGCAGCGAACTGCTCCGCGAGCTGGGCATGTCTTTCGCCGAAGTGGAGCGGCGGGGGATCATGATGCCGATACTCGAGGTGCAGTCGAAATACCGCAAGCCGGCCTATTTCGACGAGCTGCTCACCGTGCGCATCATCCTCCGCGAGAAACCCGCCGCACGCATCAACTTCTTCTACGAAATCTACAACGAGCGGGGCGAACTGATAAACACCGGTATGACGCAACTGGGATTCATCCACAGCGACACGCGCCGTCCCTGCCGCTGTCCGGAGTGGTTCCTCGCGCTGCTCGATACCCGCTGGCAGGAGTGATCTCCTCCGGCCGGGACTGCGCGGCGGATGCCGGGCCGTTCGACCCTCGTGCATTCGTTCCCCGGTGCAGTCCGCGGGCGGATGCCGTATGGCGGGCGGGAACATGTTTTCCGGCAGCCGAGGAATGCCCCTGACAGGAAAAAGGCTGTGCGGCACACGGTCCCTGCAAACTGAAATGGCCCCCGTCAGATCACTCTGACGGGGGCCATTTCTTTAGAAAACAGACTTCGGACAGCCTCTTTCTGCATTACAGCCCATGCGGCCTTATTTCTCGATGAGCGAGATCGAACGCTGGATGAAGTCCGTGAGGTTCTTGCCCTTCAGCATGCCGTTGGTCAGCAGCGCCAGGTCGATGATCTGCTTGACGAGGCGGTTCTCGCCGCCGATCTGCCGCAGCCGCTCGTTGCGTTCGTCACGCAGCGTCACTACTTTTTTCGACAGCTCCTCGCGCGTCGATTTCTCTTCGGGCGTGAGGTCCGCCTCTTTCTTGTCCTTTACGATCTCTTCGAACCGCTTCTCCTCGGCCACCGCGGTGTCGATCTTCTTGGTCGTGGTCTTCAGCTTGTCGCCGTAGGCCTTCTCCACGTCGGCGAGAATGTCGATGACGATGGGGTGGTTGCCGTTCACCGCGATCGTGAAGTTGTCGGGCATCTGTCCGTAGAACTGGCTCATGCCTCCGCCACCCACGGCGGCCATCTCCTTCATGCGGCGCATGAACTCGTTCTGCGTGATGACCACCGGCGCTTCGTCGGGCGACATGGCCTCGAACGAAATGTGGTAGTTGATCTTCTCGTCCCTGGGCATCTGGCTCTCGAAGACGGGTGTGAGCAACTCCTGCTGCGCCTCGGTGAGCGACATCTTCATGCTCTCCTCCTTCTGGATCAGCTTGTCGATCACGTCGCTGTCCACGCGCACGAAGCGTTCGTCCTTGTGCTTCGACTCGTACCAGTTGATATAGTGGTTGTCGAGCTGGCCGTCCATCCACAGCACGTCGTAACCCTTGCCTTTGGCCGCCTCGAGGAAGGTGTGCTTCTCCTCGGGATCGTCCACGTAGAGGAACACCACCTGCTTGTTCTTGTCGGTCTGCGCCTCCTTCACCTTTTCCGTGTATTCCTTCGGAGTGAAGTACTTGCCCTCGACGTTTTTCCAGAGCATGAAGTCCGCGGCCTTCTCGGCGAACTTCTCGTCGGTCAGGATGCCGTACTGGATGAAGATCTTCAGGTCGTCCCACTTCGACTCGTAATCGGCGCGCAGGGTGTTGAACAGCTCCTGCAGCCGGTCGGCGACCTTGCGGGTGATGTAGCTCGAAATCTTCTTCACGTTGGCGTCGCTCTGCAGGTAGCTGCGCGAGACGTTGAGCGGAATGTCCGGCGAGTCGATCACGCCGTGCAGCAACGTCAGGTACTCCGGTACGATGCCCTCGACCTGATCCGTCACGAACACCTGGTTCGAGTAGAGCTGGATCTTGTTCTTCTGGATTTCGAAGTTGTTGTGGATCTTCGGGAAGTAGAGTATGCCCGTCAGGTGGAACGGGTAGTCGATGTTCAGGTGGATCGAGAACAGCGGCTCGTCGCTCATCGGGTAGAGCTCGCGGTAGAACTCCTTGTACTGCTCCTCGGTGATTTCGGTCGGCTTGCGCGTCCACAGCGGATCCACGTCGTTGATGACGTTGTCCTTGTCCGTATCCACGTACTTGCCGTCCTTCCACTCCTTGACCTTGCCGAAGACGATCGGCACGGGCAGGAAGCGGCAGTATTTTCTGAGCAGCCCCTCGATTTTCGAGTCCTCGGCGTATTCGAGCGCATCTTCGGCGAGGTGCAGCGTGATCGTCGTGCCGCGGTCGTGCTCCTCGTCGGTCTCTTCCATCTCGAATTCGGGCGTTCCGGTGCAGCTCCAGCGTACGGTCCGGGCGCCCTCCTTCCACGAGCGGGTCACGATCTCCACCTTGTCCGAGACCATGAACGCCGAGTAGAAGCCCAGTCCGAAGTGGCCGATGATCGCCTGGTCCTTGTATTTGGCCATGAACTCCTCGGCCCCCGAGAAGGCGATCTGGTTGATGTAGCGGTCCACCTCCTCGGCCGTCATGCCCACGCCGCGGTCCGTCACGGTCAGCGTCTTCCGCTCCTTGTCCGCCGCGACGCGGATCGCGAGGTCGCCCAGCTCGCCCTTTGCTTCGCCCATCGACGAGAGGGTTTTGAGCTTCTGCGTCGCATCCACGGCGTTCGAGATCAGCTCGCGCAGGAAGATTTCGTGGTCCGAATAGAGGAATTTCTTGATCACGGGGAAGATATTCTCCGTGGTGACTCCGATTTTTCCGTTTTTCATAATCGTATCGTGTTGTTTTCAGTTATTTTCCGTTTCACTGCTCCAACAAACGGTGTGCCAGCTCCTGTTGTCTGCCACTTTGTCAGTCCCGTCTGCCATTCACCGCCGGGCGCCGTTTTGCCGGGTGCGTATTTTTTCGTATCTTCGCTTGCGGAGCGTGCCGCGGAGCGAAATCCGCGCGACGGCTCCGCCCCCGCCGGAACGGAGGGGTGACACCCGAAAACCGAAGAAGATATGGATTTTCTCGCATTGGCCAAAAAGCGGTATGCCTGCCGCAAGTACCTCGACCGGAAGGTCGAACCCGAAAAACTCGCCGCTGTTCTCGAAGCGGGGCGCGTGGCCCCCACGGGCGCCAACCGGCAGCCTCAGCGGCTCATCGTCGTCGAATCGCCGGAGGGAATGGAGCGCCTCGCGCGCTGTACGCGCGACTTCGGGGCTCCGGCGGCCGTCGTCGTCTGCGCCGACACCTCCGAGGTGTGGACCCGCAAGTGCGACGGCAAGCGTATCGGCGACATCGACGCCTCGATCGTCACCGACCACATGATGCTCGCCGCCGCATCGCTCGGACTCGACACGTTGTGGATCTGCATGTTCAAGCCCGAAGCCGTGCGCGAGGAGTTCGGACTGCCCGATACGGTCGAGCCGGTGAACATCCTGCTCATCGGTTACGGGGCCGACGCCCCCGCCTCGCCCGACCGTCATGCGACGCTGCGCAAGCCGCTCGAAGAGACGGTCTTCTACGAGCGGTTCGGACAGAAGCGCTGATCCGCATCCGCAACGGACGAAAATCCCGGTACGGCAACATGCCGTACCGGGATTTTTCATCTTCCGCGCGTGCTTTTCCTTCATGCCTCCTTCGCGCCGCCTCCCGCGGCTGCGGTGCGCTCCTCGTCAGCCCGGCTGCGGCTCATCGTCACCAGATAGACGCCGCCGAAGATCAGCACGACCGAGAGGATTTTCGACAGGTTGAAGCTGTCCATACCCCAGCAGACCGCCACGATGCTGGCCACGAGCGGCTGCACGTAGTTATACATGCCGGTCACGGTCGGGCGCAGCAGTTTCTGGCCTACGATGACGAGGATATAGCTCAGGAACGTGCTGCCGACGACGATATAGCCCAGCGACAGCAGCGCGTTCCGCTCCAGCGCCGTCCACTCCGTAGCGATCAGGTCGTCGTAGGAGAAAGGCAACAGGCAGACGAACGAGTAGGTGAACATCCACTTCATGATCGTCACCGGCGAGTAGCGGCCGACGAAGTTCTTGAACAGCACGATATAGAGCGCATAGCTGCACTGCGCCAGCAGCACCAGCAGGTCGCCCCAGACGGATTTGCCGCCCGTGGCCCCGGCCGCTTCCGCGCCGCTGCTGCCCAGGATAAGCAGCAGCGCGCCCGTCGCACCCGCCGCGATACCGAGCAGTTTCTTGCCGGTGACCGGCTCCTTGAGAAGGACGGCGGCCAGGATCATCGCCACGAGCGGCATGCTCGTCGTGATGATCGAGGCGTCCACGGGCGAGGTCATCCCCACGCCGAAGATGAAGCATCCCTGGTTGAAGACGATCGCCAGCAGCGAAGCCCCGAAGAGCTTCATCATGTCCGCCGGCGGCACGTGTTCCGGCCTGCGGAAGAGCGAGGCCGTCCAGAAGAGGAGCATCGCCCCGGCCACGCGCAGATCGGTGACGACGAGCGGCGTCACGACGCCGCCCGCCATGACCGCTTTGGCCACCGGGGACATCAGTCCCCACATGGCGTTGGCCCCGAGCATGGCGCCGTGGCCCTTCAACGATTCGTATTTCATGTTTTTTCCGTGTCTGTAAAACGAAAACCCCTCGACGAGTGCGAGGGGTTTTCCGATTCGGTCGTGCGGAGGTCGCGCCTGCCCTCCGGTTTCCGGCGCCGCGTCATTGCGCGTAGAGCCGGAAGCGCATGCTCCACTTGTCGCCCGGCGCCACGGAACGGAACCCTTCGGCCGCGGGATCCGCGGCATTCGGGGCGTTCGTCGTCCACGACTGCGGTTCGGGGCAGCAGTAGGGGACTTCGCCGCCGTTGTTCCAGAGCGTCCAGCTCGTGGTCTGTCCGTCCGCCTCGAAGAAGGTCCTTGCGCCCGAGCGCCGGTTCTCGACCAGCGCCCCGCGGAACTCCCGTCCGTCCACTTCGATCCCGCGCACCGTGAAGGCCGCCTCGATCGGTTCGCATCCGGTCACTTGCAGCCCCTCGCCGCGCAGCCTGGCGAAGCGCTCCGAGAGCGGCAGTCTGCGGCCCGTCGGGAGCTTGCGGGCATCCAGCTCGATCTCCTCGCCGACGGCCGCGCGCATCACGTAATCCTCCGCCGCGCCTCCGGCGAAGGGGATCCGCATCGGCGTATGAAAACCCGCGCCGACGGGCATCGGCAGCCGGCTGCGGTTGGCGAACATCGCCTCGACCTCCATGCCGCGGGGCGTGAGGCGGTAGATCAGCTTGCACTTGAACTCGTGCGGGAAGTCGCGGAACACGGCGTCGTTCCCGGCGTTCGAGTAGTAGCGGCATTCCACGAGCGTCTCCTCGTCGGTCTCCCATGCCTTCGACACGGCGAACGGCTGGCTTTTGAGGATGCCGTGGTGGTAGTTGTGCTCCTTCTCGATCGTGATGGGGAAGCGGTACGTCCGCCCGTCGAACTCGTAACGTCCATCGGCGATACGGTTGGGCGGGAAGAGCAGCGGCATTCCGAAAACCTGCGGACGGCGCCGGAAGGTCTCGATCTCGTCGGCCGCGGGCGTGCGCAGAATCTCCGCACCCAGCCCCGTGTGGCACAGCCGCACGAGGTTGGCCCCGATTTCGGGGATCACCAGCGCCGTATAGTCGCCTTTGGAGAACTCCACGGCACGGAGCCCGTGGAAATCGACGCTGCGGAGCACGGCTCAGAGCAGTTTTTCGATCTTCGCCTTCAGCGCGTCCTTCGAACAGGCGCCGACCTGCTTGTCCACCTGCTCTCCGCCTTTGAGAAATACGATCGTCGGAATGTTCCGCACGCCGTATTTCATCGTGATCTCGTCGTTCTCCTCGACGTCGCATTTGCCGATGACGACGCGTCCTTCGTATTCGGCCGCCAGCTCGTCCACGATCGGCGACATCGTGCGGCAGGGTCCGCACCATTCGGCCCAGAAATCAATTACGACGGGCTGCCCTGAAGCGAGCAGTTGCTCAAAGTTCTCCTTGTTGATAGCCAATGCCATAGTTGTTGTGAATTGAAATTTAAGTTTATGCGATTGAATATTTGATCTCGTTCTCTTCCAGGTATCCGACCAGCGGCTGCGAGAGGCTCACCTTGTGGCTCTTCGAAAAGAGGTTGAGCGCCACGCGCGCTTCGCGGTCGAAGACGTTCACGCGCAGCAGCGTGTCGCCCTTCGACTGCCGCACGCACTCCGAGAAACCGCGGATGAGCGCCTCGGTCACGTCGCTCACGGGCAACTGCACGACCATTTCCTTGATCGAGTCGCGCATCTCGGAGAGCTGCGTCATGCCGACGATCTTGAACTCCAGCTCCTGATCGTTGTAGGGCTTGGGCTGCACCTTCCCGCGGATGAAGAGGAAGTAGTCGGCGAAGAGGTACTTGCGGAAATTCTCGTAGTCCTTGCCGAAAAGCGCGAACTCGTGCGCTCCGTTGTAGTCCTCCAGCTTGAATTTGCCCCACGGCTTGCCGGTCTTGGTCATCAGGTTCTGCACGCTGACGACCATACCCGCCACGGCGATCTCCTGTCCCTTGAGCGGGTCGAGATTCTCCAGCTCCGAGAGTTGCGTCTTGCACATGTGGTCGATGATGATCTTGTAGTCGTCGAGCGGGTGCGCCGAGAGATAGAGCCCCACCATTTCGCGCTCTTTCGAGAGTTTCTCGAGCTGGCTCCAGTCCGGACAGGCCGGAGTCACGGGACGCTGGATGTCCACGTGCTCGCCGCCGCCGAACAGGCTCTGCTGGGCATTGTTCTGCTCGGTCTGGTAACGCTGTCCGTAGCGCATGAGCTGTTCGATGAAGGTGACGCCGCTCGAATCGCGCGCATCGGCTCCGAAGAACTTGTTGCGCGGGAAGTCGGCGATCGAATCGAACGCCCCGGCGTAGGCCAGGTTCTCCAGGCATTTGCGGTTCACGAGCGAGTAGTTCACGCGTTCGATGAAGTCATAGACGTCCTTGAACCGCCCGTTGGCCTTCCGTTCGGCGATGATGCTCTCCACGGCCGCTTCTCCTACGCCCTTCACGGCTGCGAGACCGAAGCGCACGTCGCCCGCGGCATTGGACGAGAAGGTGCGCATCGACTCGTTGATATCGGGCCCCAGCACGCTGATGCCCATGCGCTTGCACTCGTTCATGTAGAGCGTCAGTTGCTCGATGTTCGTCAGGTTCCGGCTCAGCACCGCGGCCATGTACTCCGAAGGGTAGTTGGCCTTGAGGTAGGCGGTCTGGAACGCCACCCACGAGTAACACGTGGCGTGCGACTTGTTGAAGGCATAGGAGGCGAACTTCTCCCAGTCGGCCCAGATCTTTTCGAGCACCTTCGGGTCGTGGCCGTTCTTCTGCCCTCCGGCGATGAACTTGGGTTTCAGTGCGTCGAGCTTGTCCTTGAGCTTCTTGCCCATAGCCTTTCGCAGCGTGTCAGACTCGCCGCGGGTGAAGTTGGCCAGCAGGCGCGACAGCAGCATGACCTGCTCCTGGTAGACCGTCACTCCGTAGGTGTCCTTCAGGTACTTCTCCATGATCGGGATGTCGTACACGATCGGACTGCGGCCGTGCTTGCGGGCGATGAAGTCGGGGATGTAGTCCATCGGCCCCGGACGGTAGAGGGCGTTCATGGCGATCAGGTCCTCGAAGGTCGAGGGTTGCAGCTCGCGCAGGTATTTCTGCATGCCTGCGGACTCGAACTGGAACGTCCCGACCGTACGGCCCTCGCCGTAAAGGCGGTAGGTCGCCGGATCGTCGATGATCGAGAAGTCGTCGATGTCTATTTTGACGCCTTTCGTCTGGCGGATGTTCTCCACGGCATCCTTGATGATCGAGAGGGTCTTCAGTCCGAGAAAGTCCATCTTGATGAGACCCGTGTCCTCGATCACCGAGCCTTCGTACTGCGTGACGAGCATCTTCTCGCCGGTCTCCTTGTCGTCGGCCGTCGAGACGGGGACCCAGTCGGTGATGTCGTCGCGGCAGATGATCGTGCCGCAGGCGTGAACGCCCGTGTTGCGGACGTTGCCCTCGAGCATCTTGGCATAGCGTATCGTGTCGCGCAGCACGGGGTTGTCCGACTGCTCGGCCGCCTTGAGCTCGGGTACGTAGTCGATTGCGTTCTGGAGGTTGAGCTTCTTGTCCGGAATCTTGTCGGGGACGAGCTTGCACAGCCGGTCCGACTCCGAGAGCATGAGTTTCTGCACGCGCGCCACGTCCTTGATGGCCAGCTTGGTAGCCATCGTGCCGTAGGTGATGATGTGCGCCACCTTCTCCTTGCCGTATTTCTGCGTCACCCAGTTCAGCACGCGGCCGCGGCCGTCGTCGTCGAAATCGACGTCGATATCGGGCAGCGAGATACGGTCCGGATTGAGGAAGCGCTCGAACAGCAGGTCGTAGGCGATGGGGTCGATCTGCGTGATGCCGAGACAGTAGGCCACGGCCGATCCGGCCGCCGAGCCTCGTCCCGGACCCACCGAGACGTCCAGTTCCTCGCGCGCCGCGCGGATGAAATCCTGCACGATGAGGAAGTAGCCCGGGAAACCCATCGTCTTCATGATGTGCAGCTCGAAGCGCAGCCGCTCCTCCTGCTCCTCGGTCAGATGCTCGCCGTAGCGCCGGTGCGCCCCCTCCATCGTGAGTTTGGCCAGGTAGTCGGCCTCGAGCTTGATGCGGTAGAGCTTGTCGTATCCGCCCAGCTTCTCGATCTTCTTGCGCCCCTCCTCTTCGGACATGACCACCTGTCCGTGCTCGTCGCGCGTGAACTCGTCGAAGAGGTCCTGCTCCGTCAGGCGGGCGCGGTATTCCTCCTCCGTGCCGAAGTCGGCCGGAATGGCGAACGTCGGCATGATCGGCGCATGGTCGATGGAGTAGCACTCCACCT from Alistipes dispar carries:
- the dnaE gene encoding DNA polymerase III subunit alpha translates to MPQFVHLHVHSQYSILDGQASIQRLVDKAMADGQPGIAITDHGDMFGIKEFYNYVKKVKGKLKDKAADCEKRLEELRGGEAGAAEIADCEKQLAELKRKLAFKPIIGCEVYVARRRLHDKEGKPDQSGYHLILLAKNLKGYHNLIKIVSKAWTEGFYMRPRTDRVEIEKYHEGLICCSACLAGEVPRAITADDMEKAEESILWHKRVFGDDYYLELQLHKATVERANHEAYPMQLKVNRHLRELAAKHGIRTVCTNDVHFVDEDNAEAHDRLICLSTGKDLDDPKRMLYSKQEWLKTTAEMAAIFGETDPEAMATTVDICNQVECYSIDHAPIMPTFAIPADFGTEEEYRARLTEQDLFDEFTRDEHGQVVMSEEEGRKKIEKLGGYDKLYRIKLEADYLAKLTMEGAHRRYGEHLTEEQEERLRFELHIMKTMGFPGYFLIVQDFIRAAREELDVSVGPGRGSAAGSAVAYCLGITQIDPIAYDLLFERFLNPDRISLPDIDVDFDDDGRGRVLNWVTQKYGKEKVAHIITYGTMATKLAIKDVARVQKLMLSESDRLCKLVPDKIPDKKLNLQNAIDYVPELKAAEQSDNPVLRDTIRYAKMLEGNVRNTGVHACGTIICRDDITDWVPVSTADDKETGEKMLVTQYEGSVIEDTGLIKMDFLGLKTLSIIKDAVENIRQTKGVKIDIDDFSIIDDPATYRLYGEGRTVGTFQFESAGMQKYLRELQPSTFEDLIAMNALYRPGPMDYIPDFIARKHGRSPIVYDIPIMEKYLKDTYGVTVYQEQVMLLSRLLANFTRGESDTLRKAMGKKLKDKLDALKPKFIAGGQKNGHDPKVLEKIWADWEKFASYAFNKSHATCYSWVAFQTAYLKANYPSEYMAAVLSRNLTNIEQLTLYMNECKRMGISVLGPDINESMRTFSSNAAGDVRFGLAAVKGVGEAAVESIIAERKANGRFKDVYDFIERVNYSLVNRKCLENLAYAGAFDSIADFPRNKFFGADARDSSGVTFIEQLMRYGQRYQTEQNNAQQSLFGGGEHVDIQRPVTPACPDWSQLEKLSKEREMVGLYLSAHPLDDYKIIIDHMCKTQLSELENLDPLKGQEIAVAGMVVSVQNLMTKTGKPWGKFKLEDYNGAHEFALFGKDYENFRKYLFADYFLFIRGKVQPKPYNDQELEFKIVGMTQLSEMRDSIKEMVVQLPVSDVTEALIRGFSECVRQSKGDTLLRVNVFDREARVALNLFSKSHKVSLSQPLVGYLEENEIKYSIA